Sequence from the Ziziphus jujuba cultivar Dongzao chromosome 9, ASM3175591v1 genome:
ACAATCTTAACAGCAGATAAGTTACACGTAAAATAAGATATACATACAACAACTAATATTATTAGgacaatattttatcactagATGATAAGTGTTCTATCATTCACAAGCTgtatttttacattttgaaaCATACGTATTTTGTCACATTtttatagtaaaaaaattatatatttttttaaattgccaTAGTTCTGGGtgctttttttacttttttgttttttctgtcaAAAGCAACGAATCTTGTTAGAAAATTATGAAACACACAATTACaactaaaatagaaattataaaaataaaaaatttatatgtagaaatattcaaataaaatatatacaaaataattgagaactataaaaatattttattatagcaaaagtctctttaaaataaaaaaaagcataatttacaatttttttttttataataaaaaaaaaccatattatcTTCTTTACAAAGGAAAAACATGTATAATTAGGAAAAACCTTTTTCTTAATTCTCTCTCTAATTCTTTCTCTCTGTTCTTATATTTCtcacaccaaaaataaaattggctTACAATAAATGGGATCGggcttttttttaacaaaaagggATGGTAAATATGTATAGATGTTGGAGGTGGTAAAAGTAGCGGTGTAATATGGCAGTAGAAATGGTGAAGTGATTTAATTGAAATTGTACTCTCCTGCAAGCTGCCATGATTtggttgcctttttttttttttttttaaataataataagccTTAACCGCATTATGTAAAAGGAAGAGGAAGCTTTGCCGCCACAAGCTGTTTACAGTTGAAATCATGCTATCACCTCCTTTGACCGAGTCAAATGCTTCATTAAGAAGGAAAAGGCAAAAGTGGCTGTAACCGTCACAGATCTTAGTTGAATCTATaacaagaaattcaaatatgtatGGAtcgtttgatttatttttcaactGAGCTTGGTTCTAATCCTTCCTCATCCGTTAGATCCCTTAGGACTCACCGCCCTTCAGCTGCCTAGACTAAACTTAAGAACGCAAGTTAATTATCGATGCCAGGATCAACAGGGAAAGTGAAAAGAGGAttgaaagagaagagagaggaaACGACCGTTAAGtcaaagtaaaaaattttaaattacgaGGCAAGTATTCATTACTAGGAGCAGTGCTAGCAACACTTGCTCTAACACTCCCTTGTGCACTCTCTTGTGTCCTTTGCTTTTTGCTAAAATCAAtacatatttcatataaaatatagtcCACATTTTTTCGTCTTAATTACACAAGTACCCTTATTGACagttctctcttctctctctctttttgtttttttgtttttttaaatacggacagttttctctttttttttctttttttttctttttttttttttttggcttttacaGTTTTTCTGATAATATCATATGCACGAAATTGCCTTGGATGAGATTAAAGTTGATAAGGGCCACGGGTCTCTTGCCTATTAGagattttaatataaacatttatatttttttaaaaaaattcaaaagaattagtactaaaatcattaaattttcaaatttttaaaactaaatctcAAAAATTATCAGTTGCATATctactaaattaaaatttttcaactcttgtctttacaatatttttttaaaaataaaaaaatataacaatgtTCTCCAAATttgtgatttttaatttttgaaaaattgattataaaagtaTAACTAACAATTTTAcattttggttttgaaaattaatttaacaaaattaaaatttttggtaacCATTTTCTGTTTGGATCGTCATTTAGCAACCATTTAAAAACTtattggttttcatttttctcttttttaactAACTTTTTTCATATATTCTTTACTTtctcaaatcttttttttttttttctgttgttttattatttccCTCTTCTTGCATCTTTTACCAATAGAAATAACGATATTCACTTAGGATATTGGATATccactatttaataaataaagtttttaatgataataatgttattaaaacaaaaataaatttaataattctactattaacaaaaataaaaattttaatactaAATCATCTTgaatgttttttgaaaaaatataagtgTGTATGTTAAAATCTCTACTAGTCAAGAGACACGTGGCCTCACCAACTTTAATTCCATCCAAGGCAATTTCGTTCATATGATATTatcaaaaactttaaaactttaaataaacttaaaaaaaaaaaattcatttaaaaagagaaaactgTCAAGGGCACTAGTGtaattaaaatgaagaaatgTGGGCTATATTTCATATGGTATATGTATTGATTTTGGGGGAAGTAAAAGGACACGTGTAATACGTAACGAGAAGAGAGTGCACAAGCGAGTGTGAGAGCAAGTGTTGCTAGCACTGCTCTCATTGCTAGACAGGTAAGGGGActaacaatgaaaaaaaaatatttaaatcacatataaagaaaaaaaaaaaaaaatctgaaaagaGGCGAGTTTACGTGGTATTAAgagtattagaaaaaaaaaaaatatatatatatatatatataatacgatAGTTCACCTCtactaatttaaattttgaaaaaaataataataattgaaccGGGACAGTAAATCTCTATCCATCAGTTATTAGTAATAAGATGTAGGGCAttagttaccaaaaaaaaaaatatataggacATTAGTTAGTTATTTGtattgaatataataatattttttgtttttggatcttTTATCTCCAAAtttgattaaaacaaaaatgttggccaaattataatagtaattaaTGTCTCCCTGTACGCAGGTGCTTGAAAAAGGATTATCAGATGATTATTCGATGAGGCCGCATTAGTTAATTTGCAATGAATATAATAACGTTGTTCTGTTTTAGGTCTATGACCCCGAAGTTTGATTAAAAAACAGTTGGCGCGGATTTTGTCTGTTGCCTCggtattttattttgcaatCACAATTTTaccttgtttctttttctttttttcaaacttACCACCCCATGACCCATCCAACTGAATTCTGAAAGGCCAAAAACTGATTTATCCAACTTCTGAACTTTCCCATTTTTCAGTAGCCATAGCCAGCCAAATACCAAAAACACGAAAGAAAAACAATACGAAGTCAAACACAAgtataataatcaaataaaaccaaatacgCGACTGTTTCTTCACATACCAAAAATACCCCAACCCACATAAATCAAATCGTACCTTCATCTTCATCTCTAacatttaacttttatttatttattttttttctctttctatttcatGTCAGCTTTATCACCGggtaaaaataaatagagaGGTGGTTGCATGCCAGTAGAGATAActgagaaagaaaaacaaaaagacgaGGAGAGGAGATGAGATGAAAAACCCAATAAATCGCATACAGATCGCCAAAACTTTGGCATGGAAGAGTATCAGatctcaaattttcttttataaaaagcTCTGTCCCGATAGGCAACAGAGACAGTGACCAATAAAGTTTTAtcgttttgttattattatttaacttttaaaagggTCAAATTGAGATTGCAAAGTAAAATACCGTGGCAAAAGACAAAATGCCGTGACAATAAGGccacccaaaaacaaaatgttaaacaaattaaagtattaaaaacactaaaataaaaacttaataaagAATGGGGATCCTCTTGTCTCCATGGCCCCGTCTCCAtccactaattaattaatgaatgacAACTCATTTGTACATATgcaacaataattaattctttGTTATTAGAGTGCAAAATTATCCCTTTCCCCTTCAACCCAAAAGTTCCATATATATGTTCCATGCATAGTAATTATTCTTTTCCCTCTTAATTAACCTAATATTGATTACATTCCCAAATAGTCTGATTTTCATTAACTTTTCACATGCTGGAGGAAAggaacaaataatttaaaaacaaatcaaatggaaaaaaaataataaaatagtaatcaaaaaataaatcaaatggaaaaaaataataataaaaaagtaatgatTGCAATATGCTTATATCAACCATTAAGCAAAGTCAATGTTGCATGCGCTTGCTATCTTTttcttagaaaaattaaaataaaagatataccctctcctagttttttttttttttcttctttttatttttataggaaTATATATGGTCGTCAAACATGTGGAGTTTAAAATCGAATAATTGTCATCTACTCTAAGCATAGAACGACTTTGGAGTAGGATTTAAATTTGTGAAACTTTATCacatattttaaatgaaaaaaacgacataaattaattttatatataaatcaaagcctctctaattttctttttttcttttcttttttggggaaataAATAAGGTCATATAAATTTAGTGAACaaaaattgctaaaaatataaattacattTAGCGAGAAATTAGGCAATGGCACctgaaaattaaatcaaatgatTTAATTAGCAAGCATGCATAGTCGAATGTCCTCAACAATAAATAGCTAGGGTTTCACTTTCAAAGTGTACCAGCAGAAAAAAAATCGCTTATAAATATTACAGATTAATGCACTATTAGCAAAGAATAGAATAGATGGAAAAAACAATAATGGCAGCACCTTCCAATGAGAGTAAGAAGAAGGAGACGAGCAGCAACAACAAAAATCTGTTCACAATTGCCATGAAAGGTGAATGGAAAGACGTCGAGAATCTTTGCAAGGAAGATATCCGACGTCTAAAATTGAAGATCACAAAATCAGGTGCCACAGCGCTGCATGTAGCGGTCGGTGAAAATCAAGTTTACACTGTTAAAGAACTTGTGCAGCTGATTACCGAAAAGAATTTACCAAAAGAAGTGCTCACAATTCAAAACGACGCAGGCTATGCGCCTCTCCATGTGGCAGCATCGACGGGAAATGAGGTTATTTGCCGTTTGATGGTGAACGCTGACCCTTCTCTAATCGGTGTTCGGAACAAGAAAGGAGAAACCCCTCTCTTCTTGGCCGCTTTACATggaaaagctagcatttttctCTACTTACACTCTATCTGTGGCACTAGTTATGGCTATTCCTATGCCAGAAGGAAAGATGGTGACACTTTTCTGCACGCTGCAATAGCAGGGGAACATCTGGGTAATGACTCTAGCACCGTTTAATTTAATCTAATTTAAATCGCTatctgttattatatatatatatatatataattctattatAACGGACGAATTAATTACATTATTCAACttagaatataattatttatatgcatGGTCTGCATTTGATATCCAATTACGTATAATTTataagatatataatataaatcaatcaCATGTAATCCGTTATTAGTTAGATTTCCACCAAGGTTGTCCTTTATACATagcaaaattttggaaaactacATATGATAAGTTGAAAGCATACTAATGTTGAAATgcagatttggtagataagatAATTGATAATTATGAAGAGCTTGTTGGAGCTGTAAATGAGAAAGGTTATACTCCCCTCCATATTCTGGCCACTAAGCCTGCTGCTTTCCCAAGTGGTAACAAACTTGGATAGTTGAACAGATTTATTTATTGCTGTAAGTAATTAATGACTCATGATCTGAATCAATTTTGCCTACTTTATGTCTTAAATTGAAGgatacaattatatttaaaacattttgaaattttcttttgaatatttgatatcCTTTGGTCAATCAaagtcaaaagtcaaaacaattAACCaaactcttaaatttttttagttttccaaTTCCAATACAATATTATCAATTTAACCTTTATTTTCGCTAAATTACAAACTTATTACTATATTGAAAGATTtgtttgtgattaaaaaaataccacATGATATTTGATTTCCAATAtcgtaaaatttttgaaaatacacAAACATGAACAGTAATTTgtggttttgaaaaataatcaacACACCAAAAAGTAATGATGGTAATTTGAACAACGGAAATGggtaaatgcataaaaattcaaatttaataagaCGAATATGTGCTTCTtttaagaatattatttttttgagatttttttttttcaaatcatcaaTGATTATTCCCAATTGATTTGTATCTTTGCCAACTGAGAGATGTAAGAGCATTATAAAAAGTACATATGAAAACTAGCTAACAAGTATAAAACTTGTGGGTCAtacattattgtaattttagCCATCTCTACACACTATTTGGCAGGCTTTATacaattaacatttttaatttttacaccTATATcacatcataattttttatgattatttgaaaGTTCTTTCGGCGGATGAGCTGGAACTACAGGTGGAGATCAGATCTTACGAAggtaaatatgatttttttttttttccctgaattAGGAATGTAAATATGATAGTTGAACATAATCTTTTTAATGGTGCTAgagttatattaaatttcacACATTAATCTCACAACGACCaagaaatagtttttttttttttttttataagaaatgcTCACAAATAGTTATAAACAGTCatgtccaaaaaataattagacaTATTTTAGTGCGAGAGGCActgtttttccaaaataataatctctcaccttgataataataaaagaaaaaaataatctcAGGGAACAATTAAATTAACAATgctttcacaaaataaataaataaataaataacagtccAAACGTGTGAGAGATCAtagaataatttatttatttatctatttttggaTGTAACTTCTGgcctttttttataaaaataataaaagaaaaatgaggaTCATTTTAACTATATAATGTGATttattgtccaaaaaaaaaaaaaaactatataatgtGATCAGAATATACACCCAACAAACTCTTTAAAACCCTTATATTCTATATTTCAGAAAATCATGCATTATTTTGATAactctttaaattaaataaattaaactaaataatGGGATTTGGCTCTTTATATTTAAAGAGCCAAACAAACTCTCTATATAAatcatttaacatatatttttttattaatctacaattttctaTACA
This genomic interval carries:
- the LOC132805411 gene encoding uncharacterized protein LOC132805411, whose product is MAAPSNESKKKETSSNNKNLFTIAMKGEWKDVENLCKEDIRRLKLKITKSGATALHVAVGENQVYTVKELVQLITEKNLPKEVLTIQNDAGYAPLHVAASTGNEVICRLMVNADPSLIGVRNKKGETPLFLAALHGKASIFLYLHSICGTSYGYSYARRKDGDTFLHAAIAGEHLDLVDKIIDNYEELVGAVNEKGYTPLHILATKPAAFPSDDVKRFQESDNGSGKHDISKLKAQTSIVCDFIDLCTKSTLNLIGLGTTYTMINDYIEDMREIKKKHKWSVEIMKKILSKATIYEYVDTAGPNRDPEQVLDENEGITFEAIQKGGN